Sequence from the Candidatus Binataceae bacterium genome:
GAGGCGAGTCACCGGCGGGGCGCGGAACGAGGAATGGGCGAGGATTTCATCCTGGACAAAGAAATCCTCCACCGCACCGTCGAAAAGCTTGTGCCCCTTGCGCATCAACACGACGCGCTTCGCATATTCCGCGACCAGCCATGGGGTATGGGTGATCATCACGATCGCGATGCCGTTTCGGTTGAGCTCTTGCACCAGCGCCATCATTCGACGCTGCTCGCGATGGTCGAGCCCGGTGGTCGGTTCATCGAGAATCAGCAGGCGAGGCCGCAGCGCCAACACGCTGGCAACCGCGGCCCGCTGTCGCTCGCCCTTGCTGAGCAGGAACGGATCGCTGTCGCGCGCATCCAGCAGCCCCACCGCGTCGAGCACCTCCACGCATCGCCGCTCGACTTCCTCTGCATCGAGGCCGAAGTTGCGCGGACCGAAGGCGACCTCGTCCCACACGCTGGCCGCCGAAATCTGATGGTCGGGGTTCTGAAAGACGTACCCCACCTCGCGGGCGGTCTCCGCCGCGTGCAGCGTCGCCCGGTCGCGCCCCTTGAGCATCACCCGTCCCGCAGTTGGTTGCAGCAGACCCACGATATGCTTGGCGAGAGTGGTCTTGCCGGACCCGTTCTGGCCCACAATCGCGAGGAACTCGCCCGAGTGAATCTCCAGGCCAATGTGCTCGAGCGCCGCTGCTCCACCTGGATACGCAAACGTGAGGTCCATGACCTCGACCAGCGGCGCCGAGAACGCTCGGTCCAAGCGCGCCTTCGGGCTCGGGGTTGCGGCCAGGATGGCGGGCTTGGAGTTGCGGAGCTTAGGAAACGTTCGCACGATTGCCTCATAAGCGGCATCGACATCGCTCACGTGGCCCCCGATTCCCAGCAGGTCAAGCACCCGGTTGAGGCCCGGCGAATGCACGTCGCACAGCTCGAGCAGATTGAAATTCGTCATCACTACAGCAGGCGGCCCATCCGCTACGATCCTGCCCTGGTGCAAGAGCAGAATCCGATCCGCGTGAAGCAGCTCTTCGGACTCGTGCTCGACGACGATCAGGCTCAGGCCTTGTCCCCGCAGTTTGGCGATCAGATCGAAGACTTCCGCCTTGCCTTCCGGATCGAGGTCGGTAGTGGGCTCATCCAGCACGATTATCGAGGGCCGCAGCGCCAGCACCGACGCGATAGCGAGCCGCTGTTTTTCTCCACCGGAAAGGGAAGTCGGATCACGTTGCTCAAAGCCCGCAAGACCGACCGCTTCAAGCGCAGGGCCCAGGCGGGCCTTCATCTCGGCACGTTCCATGCCGACCTGCTCCATCGCGAACGCGACTTCCAACTCCACACTGGTGCAGAAGAGCTGCGCCTCAAAATCCTGAAACACCATCCCCACCTGCGCCGCTGCTTCACACACCCGCAGGCTGTCGAGCCGGGTCTTTCCGATCACGATGATCCCGCGGAATTCACCACCTTCAAATTCGGGGATCAGGCGATTGAGGCATTTGGCGAGCGTGGACTTGCCGGCTCCCGATGCCCCCATGACTCCGATCATTTCGCCTCGTCCCTGTTCGAAGCTGAGGGACCGCAGCGCGGGAACGGTCGCGCCGTGGTAGACGAACGTAACCTCGGAGGCCGACAGCGCAGCTTCGGCTATAGATCCCTCCGCGGGAGTCTGCAGTTCGCTTTTCACATCAATGCGAGACCCGCGAAAGCCAGGAAGATCATCGGACTAACCAGGATCAAGACTGCCTTGTCGTAGGGCGCGACATTCATCCATGCGGGAAGGAACCGCGGCTGCCAGAAACCGGTCGAAAGCAGATTTCCAAGCAGCCACGCGCCGCCTCCACCCACAATCAATAGTGCAATTCCGGTGATCCTGGACGCGAGCGGCCGCAGCTTGAGTTCCGGCATTACGTCACCATAGAGCAACCGGCCCTTGCGAACCCGCGGGTACACCGCGGCAAGTATGAAGGGAGACAGCACCAATGCCGAAACCATGTTGTTGAGGATGATCACGTTGCCGAGCATCGCGAAAGGCCGAATCACCAGCACGTTGTCGCCCCATCCCACCAGGTCCGCACACAAAACACTGGCGACCAAGCAGGCGAAGCCGTACTTCACCGCCAAAAGTGGCGTGCGCGGAACCGGGCTCTGCCCGCCGCCTATCGTCTCCCACACCTTGAACGGAATGAGCGCGTAGACCAGGTTGGCGAAGAACCCGAAAATGTCTCCGGGAGAAGCGCCACCAAAGAAATCGCCAATCATGTTGCCGATCGCGCTACCCCAGGCCGCTGCCGGTCCGAAGAGAAACGAGCATACCACCGGAATCGCGTTGGCCGGTCGCAGCTCGGTGACGCCCGGAATCAACGGAACGACCTTGAACGGCACCAGCACCGCGGCATACAGCGCCGCCGAAATAGCGCACAACACCACCATGCGGGTGTTGCGCCACATCAACTGCAGGCCGCTCATCGGTCTTCGCTACGCGTGACGCGCACGCGTAAAGTAGGATTTGCCCTCGGCGCCAAAGCGCACCGGCGCTCGCAGCCTGAGACCTAGTGGATGATCGACAGCCACGTCCATCTTGACGCTGACCAGTATGCCGACCCGTCCGCCGCGATCAAGCGCGCTCTTGAAGCGGGCGTTACGGCAATGGTCGCGCCGGGAACCGGGGGGACGTCGAACCGACGCGTACTTGATCTCGCCCAGCGGTATCCGCGAGTGGTCTATGCTTCGTGCGGATATCACCCCGAGCGGCTTGAGCTGACCGATGCTGACCTGGAAGAGGCTCTGACCCTGATTCGATCCGAGCGCGATCTGCTCTGCGCCCTCGGCGAAGTCGGGATGCCTTGGTACGGAGAGCGCGCCCGGGAGCCCGGCAGGCTCGCAAGTGCGGCGCGTAACCTCGCACGCTTTGCCCGGGCCGCTGTCGACGCTGACCTTCCGATGATCATTCACGCCCCGCACGACAGCGCGCGTGATGCGTTGAGAGTCCTCAGGGAAGCCGAAGTCCGCCGCGCCGTGTTTCATTGGCACAAATCCGACGATGCAACGACGCATGCCATCCTGGAAGCGGGGTACTTCATCTCCCTCACGCCCGAAGTCGCCTACCGAGATCGCGACAAACACCTGGCAAAGATGGTTCCCTTGGGACGCATGTTGCTTGAAACCGACGGTCCCTGGCCACATGGCGGTCCCTTTGAAAACCGGCCGACCGAACCCGCGATGATCATAGAGACGGTTGATGCGGTGGCATCGACCCTGAATGTAAGGCGCGAGCTGGTCGGCGCTGTGACAACCACCAATACCCGGATGCTCTTTCGTATACCCCCTTAGGCCCGGGCTATTGCGGTGACGCGGCCCTTGTCGACCCGTGTTCGAACCCCTTGAAATAGATCTAAATAGTCGGAGAGTAGTTCAAGATAGCCCATGCCGATTTACGAATACGAATGCCAGGACTGTCATAGACGCACGAGCGTTTTAACCACCCGTGTCAGCGAACGGGTGCGCGCGCAATGCAAGCACTGCGGCGGCAGCAAGATGAAAAAGCTGATGTCGCGCTTCGCGATGCCCAAGAGCGAGGAGCGGCGGCTCGACTCTCTTTCCGACCCATCCAAACTCGGCGACTTCGACGAAAATGATCCGCGAAGCGTCGCCAAGATGATGAAAAAAATGGGTAAGGAGATGGGCGAGGACTTCAGCGGCGAGGACTTCGATGAAGCAATGGAAGAGATGGAGTCGGGCGGCGACATAGACGATAGCGGCGAAGGTTCCGGCGGTGACGACCTCTAGGACCTTACCAAAACGAGCTCCGACGCCGGCTAGCTTCCGTCCGCCCTGAGCAGAACTTCGTTTGTCCTCTGCCGCACGGACCCACCACCGTCGCCGCACTCAATCCCCAGATCGGGCACCTATTCGGGCATGAATGACGGACTGCCGGTTTTGGCGGTCTGACCGCCGTCGGCTACAAACGCGGCTCCGGTCACGAACGACGCAAGGTCAGACGCCAGAAACAGGACGACATTTGCCATTTCCTCGGGCTTGCCGAGCCGCCCCATGGGAATCGTCTCGTAAAACCGCTGCGCGAATCCGGGCTGCTCCAACGCAGGCGCGAGCAGCGGTGTATCGATGGCCCCCGGGCAGATGCAGTTCACCCGCACTCCATCGCGCGCATACTCGATCGCGCCTACGCGCGTAAGGTTGATCACCCCGGCTTTGGCGGCGTTGTAGGCGGCGATGCCATAGTCGGCGCGAAGTCCGGAGATTGACGCGGTATTCACGATGGCGCCCGAGCCTTGCGTACGCATAACCGGGAGCACGCGTTTCATCGCTCGCCAAACCGCCGTCATTCCGACATCTATCATGTAAGCCCACACCGATTCCTCAACGTCGGCCAGCCGTCCGGCGGCCTGAGTGCTGGTTTGGGCGGTAGCCGGCATCCCGAACGCATTGTTGTGCAAGAAATCGATTCGCCCGAAGCGGCGGTTGGTATCCGCGATCATCCGCTCGATGTCCGCCGGTTTGGTCACGTCGACCGACATCGCGGTGGCGCGCCCGCCGGCGTCGATGATTTCGTGCTCGACCTTCCGGGCATTTTCCTCGTTGATGTCGGCGATAACGACAGTTCCGCCGCGCCCGGCGAACCCGATGGCCGTCGCACGTCCGATTCCCGATCCGCTGCCCGTTACAATTCCAACTTTTCCGTCAAACCGCATGGTAGGTTCTCGCATACTGATTTCTTCCTAGTCAAAGACGCTAATCCTCAAACGCCCTGTAGCCGCAGCTAACCCGTCGGGCGGCGAATACGCTATCGTCGCAGCTCACAACGATTCACCCACGGAGAGGGCTCGATGAGACTTGTCGGGAAAGTCGCTTTGATTACCGGGGCTGGCTCGGGGATGGGCCGCGCCGCCGCATCGCTGTTCGCCCGCGAGGGCGCCAAGGTGGCGGCCGTCGATATCAACGAGGCGTCAGCGCAGGAAACTGCCGCGGCAATCGTCCGCGAGGGCGGCGACGCATTCGCGATGCGAGTTGACGTATCCAATTCGGAAGACGCGCGTTCGATGTGCGATGAGACCGCCCGTCGCTATGGCGGGCTGGACATCGAGTACAACAACGCCGGCATCGAGGGCGAAGGCGGCTTTCTTGCCCAGCTCAGCGAGGAAGCTTTTGATCGGGTCATCTCGATCAATCTCCGTGGGGTATGGCTCGGAATGAAATATGCGCTGCCCCATCTCATCAAGCGTGGTGGTGGAGCGATCATCAATACCGCGTCGGTAGCCGGAATCGTCGGCATCAAAGGCGCGGCCGCATACTGCGCAGCCAAGGCGGGCGTCATCGCGCTAACTCGGGTCGGAGCGATCGAGTACGGGCGCTATAAGATCCGAGTGAATTGCATTTGCCCTGGCGTAATTGACACTCCAATGGTGGGGCGCGTGTCCGAGCAAGGCGGCGTCACCTCGCAGACGAATGATCGCGTTTCCTTGCTGGGTAGGATCGGTAAGCCCGAGGAAATCGCCCGAACCGCGCTGTTCCTCGCCAGCGACGACGCTCCCTTTGCGACGGGTGCACCATTCGTAATCGACGGCGGATGGATCGCCCGCTGACGGTGAACCAATATGGCTTCCGGGATCAGCAGGCTTAAAGACAAAGTGGCTATCGTGACCGGTGCGGCCCAGGGAATCGGTCGTGCCATCGCCACGCGGCTTGCGGCGGAAGGCGCCGCGGTGGCAATCGCGGACGTGCAAGTCGACACCGCGCAAAAAACTGCTGGCGAAATTCAAAGCACCGGCGCGAAAGTCATCGCGGTCAAGCTCGACGTCACCAAATTCGAGGACGCGACCGCAGCTAGCGCTACAGTCGAGGGAGAGCTCGGGCCTATCGACATTCTGGTGAACAACGCAGGGTGGGACAAGCTCGAGCCCTTCGTCAACAGCGCACCAGAGACCTGGGAGAAGATCATCGCGATCAACTATCGCGGGGTACTCAACTGTTGCCGCGTGATCGCTCCGAAAATGCAGGCCCGCGGGAGCGGAAAAATCGTGTCGATTGCTTCGGATGCAGCTCGGGTTGGATCGACCGGCGAAGCGGTCTACTCGGGGTGCAAAGCCGCGATAATCGGGTTTTCGAAAACCCTCGCGCGCGAGCTTGCGCGCAGCCAGATAAACGTCAACGTGGTGTGTCCTGGTCCGACCGAGACCGCGCTGCTGCGCGAAGCAATGGCCGGCCGCGAAGGCGTGCTAGAGGCGATGTCGCGCGGCATTCCCTTTCGCCGACTCGGCCAACCCGAGGATCTGGCGGGGGCGGTGGCGTTTCTGGTCTCACCCGACGCAGACTACGTTACCGGACAGGTGATCAGCGTTAGCGGCGGATTGACGATGGCCGGGTAACGGGCGAGCTTTTAAAGCCACCTTGACGATCGGTTTGCCCATTTGAGACGCAGAACTGAGTTGTTCTGGCTCGTGCTGGCCAGTTTCTTGCTCGCCCTCGCCGCCGGGCGCGAAAGGCTTTGTCAGTTAGCGATTCCAATATCTTGGTTGATGCTCTCAGGCTCGGTGAGGACTCGAAGCATGAGGTGCTCCACGTTGGCGCGCGAAATCGTAACTCCTCCCCGGAGATTCCGCCCATATGCAGTACGGTAAGTGCCGGTGAGTAGCTTATTGGTCAGGCGCGGTGGTCGGACGACGGAGCTGCCGAAAGGCTGACCGGCTGAGCGTCCGAAGAAAGAGCCGCTTCTACGCGATTCTCTCTCTTTTGACTTGCGATGCGCTGCGCGCTCGATCGAACTCGTCCGCGATCGCCTGGTCGCGCGCCGCCAACTCTTCCATATCAACATCGGCAAACGCGAGAACTCCCATGTCGCTGTAGGCCTTTCTGACACGCGCCCCCCAGAGACCGATGTCCTTGATGGCCGGCACAATGCGGGT
This genomic interval carries:
- a CDS encoding energy-coupling factor transporter ATPase, which codes for MKSELQTPAEGSIAEAALSASEVTFVYHGATVPALRSLSFEQGRGEMIGVMGASGAGKSTLAKCLNRLIPEFEGGEFRGIIVIGKTRLDSLRVCEAAAQVGMVFQDFEAQLFCTSVELEVAFAMEQVGMERAEMKARLGPALEAVGLAGFEQRDPTSLSGGEKQRLAIASVLALRPSIIVLDEPTTDLDPEGKAEVFDLIAKLRGQGLSLIVVEHESEELLHADRILLLHQGRIVADGPPAVVMTNFNLLELCDVHSPGLNRVLDLLGIGGHVSDVDAAYEAIVRTFPKLRNSKPAILAATPSPKARLDRAFSAPLVEVMDLTFAYPGGAAALEHIGLEIHSGEFLAIVGQNGSGKTTLAKHIVGLLQPTAGRVMLKGRDRATLHAAETAREVGYVFQNPDHQISAASVWDEVAFGPRNFGLDAEEVERRCVEVLDAVGLLDARDSDPFLLSKGERQRAAVASVLALRPRLLILDEPTTGLDHREQRRMMALVQELNRNGIAIVMITHTPWLVAEYAKRVVLMRKGHKLFDGAVEDFFVQDEILAHSSFRAPPVTRLARKLGTLALTPQSLVDWIKERA
- a CDS encoding QueT transporter family protein — translated: MSGLQLMWRNTRMVVLCAISAALYAAVLVPFKVVPLIPGVTELRPANAIPVVCSFLFGPAAAWGSAIGNMIGDFFGGASPGDIFGFFANLVYALIPFKVWETIGGGQSPVPRTPLLAVKYGFACLVASVLCADLVGWGDNVLVIRPFAMLGNVIILNNMVSALVLSPFILAAVYPRVRKGRLLYGDVMPELKLRPLASRITGIALLIVGGGGAWLLGNLLSTGFWQPRFLPAWMNVAPYDKAVLILVSPMIFLAFAGLALM
- a CDS encoding TatD family hydrolase; this encodes MIDSHVHLDADQYADPSAAIKRALEAGVTAMVAPGTGGTSNRRVLDLAQRYPRVVYASCGYHPERLELTDADLEEALTLIRSERDLLCALGEVGMPWYGERAREPGRLASAARNLARFARAAVDADLPMIIHAPHDSARDALRVLREAEVRRAVFHWHKSDDATTHAILEAGYFISLTPEVAYRDRDKHLAKMVPLGRMLLETDGPWPHGGPFENRPTEPAMIIETVDAVASTLNVRRELVGAVTTTNTRMLFRIPP
- a CDS encoding zinc ribbon domain-containing protein, whose translation is MPIYEYECQDCHRRTSVLTTRVSERVRAQCKHCGGSKMKKLMSRFAMPKSEERRLDSLSDPSKLGDFDENDPRSVAKMMKKMGKEMGEDFSGEDFDEAMEEMESGGDIDDSGEGSGGDDL
- a CDS encoding SDR family oxidoreductase translates to MREPTMRFDGKVGIVTGSGSGIGRATAIGFAGRGGTVVIADINEENARKVEHEIIDAGGRATAMSVDVTKPADIERMIADTNRRFGRIDFLHNNAFGMPATAQTSTQAAGRLADVEESVWAYMIDVGMTAVWRAMKRVLPVMRTQGSGAIVNTASISGLRADYGIAAYNAAKAGVINLTRVGAIEYARDGVRVNCICPGAIDTPLLAPALEQPGFAQRFYETIPMGRLGKPEEMANVVLFLASDLASFVTGAAFVADGGQTAKTGSPSFMPE
- a CDS encoding glucose 1-dehydrogenase; translation: MRLVGKVALITGAGSGMGRAAASLFAREGAKVAAVDINEASAQETAAAIVREGGDAFAMRVDVSNSEDARSMCDETARRYGGLDIEYNNAGIEGEGGFLAQLSEEAFDRVISINLRGVWLGMKYALPHLIKRGGGAIINTASVAGIVGIKGAAAYCAAKAGVIALTRVGAIEYGRYKIRVNCICPGVIDTPMVGRVSEQGGVTSQTNDRVSLLGRIGKPEEIARTALFLASDDAPFATGAPFVIDGGWIAR
- a CDS encoding glucose 1-dehydrogenase codes for the protein MASGISRLKDKVAIVTGAAQGIGRAIATRLAAEGAAVAIADVQVDTAQKTAGEIQSTGAKVIAVKLDVTKFEDATAASATVEGELGPIDILVNNAGWDKLEPFVNSAPETWEKIIAINYRGVLNCCRVIAPKMQARGSGKIVSIASDAARVGSTGEAVYSGCKAAIIGFSKTLARELARSQINVNVVCPGPTETALLREAMAGREGVLEAMSRGIPFRRLGQPEDLAGAVAFLVSPDADYVTGQVISVSGGLTMAG